Part of the Lolium perenne chloroplast, complete genome genome is shown below.
TTACAATATGAAAGATAAAGAACCCCACTTTTCTAGTTCTTATGATGCACTGGGAGCTTATAGACAGAAACTCATCAGTTTAGACAGTCCCTTGTGGCTACGATGGAAACTGGATCAACGCGTCATTGGGTCAAGAGAAGTTCCGATTGAAGTTCAATATGAATCTTTGGGGACTTATCATGAGATTTATGCCCACTATCTAATAGTGGGAAATAGAAAAAAAGAAATTCGTTCTATATACATTCGAACCACTCTTGGTCATATTTCTTTTTATAGAGAACTAGAGGAAGCCATACAAGGATTTAGTCAGGCCTATTCATACACTATCTAAACCAGGAAGTTAGATTCGGCGATGCCCCTCCCCTTTCGGGGGGCATTCCGATTTCCCTAGTATCATCATTTTTGCCGCGCGAATTCAGATTGAGATTAAGGAAATGAAGTTAATTAAATTTTCAAATCACTGACTCAAGCCCATTGTCGAATCCTACTCAGCAATTGTCGAATCCTACTCAGCCGAAAAGGGGGTACTTATGTATGGCGGAACGGGCCAATCTGGTCTTTCATAATAAAGAGATAGACGGAACTGGTATGAAACGGCTTATTAGCAGATTAATAGATCATTTTGGAATGGGATATACATCCCATATACTGGATCAACTAAAGACTCTGGGCTTCCATCAAGCCACTACTACATCCATTTCGTTAGGAATCGAGGATCTTTTAACAATACCCTCTAAGGGATGGTTAGTCCAAGACGCGGAACAACAGAGTTTTCTTTTGGAGAAACACTATTATTATGGGGCGATACACGCGGTAGAAAAATTACGCCAATCCGTTGAGATATGGTATGCGACAAGTGAATATTTGAAACAAGAAATGAATTCGAATTTTCGGATAACGGATCCTTCTAATCCAGTCTATCTAATGTCTTTTTCAGGAGCCAGAGGAAATGCATCTCAGGTACACCAATTAGTAGGTATGAGAGGATTAATGGCGGACCCTCAAGGACAAATGATTGATTTACCTATTCAAAGCAATTTACGCGAGGGACTTTCTTTGACAGAATATATAATTTCCTGCTATGGAGCTCGCAAAGGGGTTGTAGATACTGCTGTACGAACAGCAGATGCTGGATATCTTACACGTAGACTTGTTGAAGTAGTTCAACATATTATTGTGCGTAGAAGAGATTGTGGTACTATCCGAGGTATTTCTGTGAGTCCTCAAAATGGGATGACGGAAAAACTTTTTGTCCAAACACTAATTGGTCGTGTATTAGCAGACGATATATATATCGGTTCACGATGCATTGCCGCTCGAAATCAAGATATTGGAATTGGATTAGTCAATCGATTCATAACTGCCTTTCGAGCACAACCATTTCTAGCACAACCAATATATATTAGAACCCCCTTTACTTGCCGGAGCACTTCTTGGATCTGTCAATTATGTTATGGCCGGAGTCCCACTCATAGTGATCTGGTCGAATTGGGAGAAGCCGTAGGTATTATTGCGGGTCAATCAATTGGGGAGCCAGGTACTCAACTAACATTAAGAACTTTTCATACTGGCGGAGTATTCACAGGGGGTACTGCTGACCTTGTACGATCCCCTTCGAATGGAAAAATCCAATTCACTGAGAATTTGGTTCACCCCACGCGTACCCGTCATGGACAGCCTGCTTTTCTATGTTATATAGACTTGCATGTAACTATTCAGAGTCAGGATATTCTATATAGTGTAAATATTCCCTCAAAAAGCTTGATTCTAGTGCAAAATGATCAATATGTAAAATCTGAACAAGTAATTGCGGAGATTCGTGCCGGAACCCCCACTTTACATTTTAAAGAAAGGGTACAAAAGCATATTTATTCCGAATCAGACGGCGAAATGCACTGGAGTACTGATGTTTACCATGCGCCCGAATATCAATATGGTAATCTTCGTCGATTACCAAAAACAAGCCATTTATGGATATTGTCAGTAAGTAGATGCAGATCCAGTATAGCGTCTTTTTCACTCCACAAGGATCAAGATCAAATGAATACTTATGGTAAAAAAGATAGGGAAATTTTTGATTATTCAACGTTGGTTCGAATCATGCCTAATGGCCATTGGAATTTGATCTATCCTTCTATTTTTAAAGAGAATTCAGATTTGTTAGCGAAAAAGCGAAGAAATAGGTTCGTCATTCCATTACAATATCATCAAGAACAAGAGAAAGAACTAATATCCTGTTTGGGGATTTCGATTGAAATACCCTTTATGGGTGTTTTACATAGAAATACTATTTTTGCTTATTTTGACGATCCACGATACAGAAAAGATAAAAAGGGTTCCGGAATTGTTAAATTTAGATATAGGACCCTAGAGGAAGAATATAGGACTCGAGAAGAAGACTCAGAAGACGAATATGAGACCCTAGAAGAGGAATATAGGACCCGAGAGGACGAATACGAATATGAAACCCTAGAAGACGAATATGGAAGCCCAGAGAACGAATATGGGAACCCAGAGAACGAATATAGGACTTTAGAGAAAGACTCAGAAGACGAATATGGGAGCCCAGAGAGTAAATATGGAACTCTAGAGGAAGACTCAGAAGACGACTATGGGAGTCCCGGGGAAAGCTCAGAGGACAAATATGGGACTTTAGAGGAAGACTTAGAAGAGGAATCCGAGGACGAATACGAGAGCCCAGAGGAAGATTCTATCTTCAAAAAGGAAGGTTTGATTGAGCATCGAGGAACAAAAGAATTTAGTCTAAAATACCAAAAAGAAGTAGATCGGTTTTTTTTCATTCTTCAAGAACTGCATATCTTGCCGAGATCCTCATCCCTAAAGGTACTTGACAATAGTATTATTGGAGTGGATACACAACTCACAAAAAATACAAGAAGTCGACTAGGTGGACTGGTCCGAGTGAAGAGAAAAAAAAGCCATACAGAACTCAAAATATTTTCCGGCGATATTCATTTTCCTGAAGAGGCAGATAAGGTATTAGGCGGCTGTTTGATACCACCAGAAAGACAAAAAAAGGATTCTAAGGAATCAAAAAAAAGCAAAAATTGGGTCTATGTTCAACGGAAAAAAATTATCAAGAGCAAGGAAAAGTATTTTGTTTCCATTCGCCCTGCAGTCGCATATGAAATGGACGAAGGGAGAAATTTAGCAACACTTTTCCCGCAAGATCTCTTGCAAGAAGAAGATAATCTCCAACTTCGACTTGTCAATTTTATTTCTCATGAAAATAGCAAGTTAACTCAAAGAATTTATCACACAAATAGTCAATTTGTTAGAACTTGCTTAGTAGTGAATTGGGAACAAGAAAAAAAAGAGAAGGCTGGTGCTTCCCTTGTTGAGGTAAGAGCAAATGATCTTATTCGCGATTTCCTAAGAATTGAGTTAATCAAGTGCACTATTTCATATACACGAAAAAGGTATGATAGGACAAGTGCAGGACCAATTCCTCATAATAGGTTAGATCACACCAATCTAAATTCCTTTTATTCCAAGGCGAAGATTGAATCACTTAGCCAACATCAAGAAGCTATTGGCACCTTGTTGAATCGAAATAAAGAATACCAATCTTTGATGATTTTGTCGGCATCCAACTGTTCTCAAATTGGTTTATTCAAGAACCCAAAACATCCCAATACGATAAAAGAATTGAATCGTAGAATTCCTATTCGAGAAATTTTTGGGCCCTTAGGCGTTATTGTCCCTAGTATATCGAATTTTTCTTCATCTTACTATTTACTAACGCATAATAAGATCCTGTTAAAAAAATATTTGTTTCTTGACAATTTGAAACAAACCTTCCAAGTACTTCAAGGACTTAAATACTCTTTAATAGATGAAAATAAAAGGATTTCTAATTTCGATAGTAACATAATGTTGGATCCATTCCTTTTGAATTGTCACTTTGTCCATCATGATTCTTGGGAGGAGACATCGGCAATAATTCACCTTGGACAACTTATTTGTGAAAATGTATGCCTATTTAAATCGCACATAAAAAAATCTGGTCAAATTTTCATTATTAATATGGATTCCTTTGTTATAAGAGCAGCTAAACCTTATTTGGCCACTACAGGAGCAACTGTTAATGGTCATTATGGAGAAATCCTTTACAAGGGCGATAGGTTAGTTACGTTTATATATGAAAAATCGAGATCTAGTGACATAACGCAAGGTCTTCCAAAAGTGGAACAAATCTTTGAAGCGCGTTCAATTGATTCATTATCCCCGAATCTCGAAAGGAGAATTGAGGATTGGAATGAGCGTATACCAAGAATTCTTGGGATCCCCTGGGGATTCTTGATTGGAGCTGAGCTAACCATAGCCCAAAGTCGTATTTCTTTGGTTAATAAAATCCAAAAAGTTTATCGATCCCAAGGGGTACAGATCCATAATAGACATATAGAGATTATTATACGCCAAGTAACATCAAAAGTGCGGGTTTCCGAAGATGGAATGTCTAATGTTTTTTCACCTGGGGAATTAATCGGACTATTGCGAGCGGAACGAGCAGGGCGAGCTTTGGATGAATCGATCTATTATCGGGCAATTTTATTGGGAATAACAAGGGCTTCCCTGAATACCCAAAGTTTCATATCTGAAGCAAGTTTTCAAGAAACTGCTCGAGTTTTAGCAAAAGCTGCCCTACGAGGTCGCATTGATTGGTTGAAAGGGTTGAAAGAAAACGTAGTTCTGGGGGGGATTATACCCGTTGGTACCGGATTCCAAAAATTTGTCCATCGTTCCCCACAAGACAAGAACCTTTATTTTGAAATTCAAAAACAAAATCTATTCGCGTCGGAAATGAGAGATTTTTTGTTTCTCCATACAGAATTAGTTTCTTCAGATTCTGACATAACAAACAATTTCTATGAGACATTAGAACCCCCATTTACCCCCATTTATACGAGTTAAGGATACATAAAGGAGATTTTTTTACTTTACTAGACTTTTGAACTTAGAACACTAAACGGGTCCAATTTTATATTTTAATTAAGTAAAAGAATTTAGTTAATTCATTAAGGTTATGTTTATACAATGTATCAATGGCCAACTCTCAGTAGAAGGTTCCTTCGGAACAATTATTATTTATTTCAAGCTATTTTAGATCTTTCTTAATCTTCAAAAAGAAAAAAATTCCGTAATGGAATAATGGTAGGATGAAAAAAAAAAGAAAAAATCAAAAGGAAATGTGGAAAAAATGACAAGAAGATATTGGAACATCAATTTGAAAGAGATGGTAGAAGCAGGAGTTCATTTTGGCCATGGTATTAAGAAATGGAATCCGAAGATGGCCCCTTACATTTCGGCAAAGCGCAAAGGTACTCATATTATAAATCTCGCTAGAACGGC
Proteins encoded:
- the rpoC2 gene encoding RNA polymerase beta '' subunit, with product MAERANLVFHNKEIDGTGMKRLISRLIDHFGMGYTSHILDQLKTLGFHQATTTSISLGIEDLLTIPSKGWLVQDAEQQSFLLEKHYYYGAIHAVEKLRQSVEIWYATSEYLKQEMNSNFRITDPSNPVYLMSFSGARGNASQVHQLVGMRGLMADPQGQMIDLPIQSNLREGLSLTEYIISCYGARKGVVDTAVRTADAGYLTRRLVEVVQHIIVRRRDCGTIRGISVSPQNGMTEKLFVQTLIGRVLADDIYIGSRCIAARNQDIGIGLVNRFITAFRAQPFLAQPIYIRTPFTCRSTSWICQLCYGRSPTHSDLVELGEAVGIIAGQSIGEPGTQLTLRTFHTGGVFTGGTADLVRSPSNGKIQFTENLVHPTRTRHGQPAFLCYIDLHVTIQSQDILYSVNIPSKSLILVQNDQYVKSEQVIAEIRAGTPTLHFKERVQKHIYSESDGEMHWSTDVYHAPEYQYGNLRRLPKTSHLWILSVSRCRSSIASFSLHKDQDQMNTYGKKDREIFDYSTLVRIMPNGHWNLIYPSIFKENSDLLAKKRRNRFVIPLQYHQEQEKELISCLGISIEIPFMGVLHRNTIFAYFDDPRYRKDKKGSGIVKFRYRTLEEEYRTREEDSEDEYETLEEEYRTREDEYEYETLEDEYGSPENEYGNPENEYRTLEKDSEDEYGSPESKYGTLEEDSEDDYGSPGESSEDKYGTLEEDLEEESEDEYESPEEDSIFKKEGLIEHRGTKEFSLKYQKEVDRFFFILQELHILPRSSSLKVLDNSIIGVDTQLTKNTRSRLGGLVRVKRKKSHTELKIFSGDIHFPEEADKVLGGCLIPPERQKKDSKESKKSKNWVYVQRKKIIKSKEKYFVSIRPAVAYEMDEGRNLATLFPQDLLQEEDNLQLRLVNFISHENSKLTQRIYHTNSQFVRTCLVVNWEQEKKEKAGASLVEVRANDLIRDFLRIELIKCTISYTRKRYDRTSAGPIPHNRLDHTNLNSFYSKAKIESLSQHQEAIGTLLNRNKEYQSLMILSASNCSQIGLFKNPKHPNTIKELNRRIPIREIFGPLGVIVPSISNFSSSYYLLTHNKILLKKYLFLDNLKQTFQVLQGLKYSLIDENKRISNFDSNIMLDPFLLNCHFVHHDSWEETSAIIHLGQLICENVCLFKSHIKKSGQIFIINMDSFVIRAAKPYLATTGATVNGHYGEILYKGDRLVTFIYEKSRSSDITQGLPKVEQIFEARSIDSLSPNLERRIEDWNERIPRILGIPWGFLIGAELTIAQSRISLVNKIQKVYRSQGVQIHNRHIEIIIRQVTSKVRVSEDGMSNVFSPGELIGLLRAERAGRALDESIYYRAILLGITRASLNTQSFISEASFQETARVLAKAALRGRIDWLKGLKENVVLGGIIPVGTGFQKFVHRSPQDKNLYFEIQKQNLFASEMRDFLFLHTELVSSDSDITNNFYETLEPPFTPIYTS